The following nucleotide sequence is from Lathamus discolor isolate bLatDis1 chromosome Z, bLatDis1.hap1, whole genome shotgun sequence.
TAGCTGTTCATTTTCCCCATAAAACATACCCCTGGGTTTAAACTGTCCCAGTTAGACAGTGAGATGCAACACTTTGCAGAGGTGTAAGGAGAAAAGTAAACACTACACAGAGGTCAGATAACCTACCACAGCAAAAAGAGAACTGGGCCACCAGAGGTAACCcaacatttctctttttagaAGCTCTAatttctgcctgctgcagcttcagctTGTTTCAGAGCAAATCTCTCAAGATTTTAAGAGTGGAGCAGTTTTCCCAGTTCTGATACTTTCTAAATTCCTTGAACTGTCTGCTTTATAAAATTGGCTTCAGCAAAGTACAGCTACATGCATTTAAACAAATGTCAGCTACTTGGTGTGCAACTGAACAATCACATCATTCTACATTCCCACTTTCACTTTTTAGCTCCAAATCACTTTTTTCTGAGATGTTTAGGAGATCGCTGCTAAGTGCAGGTACTGGTTGTGGCCAATACTAACAGTAAGTGATGCAGTCCTTTTTACAGCTGATGGTGTGAATGTAACAGATCCCActttaaaaagagaggaaacatTAACAAATGCTTGGGAACATGCTGTGCTTATTAATTTTacatgaaaagctggaattCCTTTCTTAGTCTGGCCAGTGGCAGACAGCCTTCATCTACTCTTTCTATATTGCTATCAGAGAGATTGCAGTGCAGCGCTGGGTAGGTCCAGTGCAGGGAAAGTCAACTGCTAAAAGGCAATGGGTTGTTTCCATGccagccttttttcccccttcactGCTCTGCGATACTGACAGTCCTCACATCCCTAGCAGAGTCCATACCTAGCCCTAACATACTGCATCAGTACTTATGGAGggctgatttaaaaaaagagttgCTGCAGGAGAAATTCAAGACCACTGTCAGAATAGACTGCATCTCTTCATAGAAAAATCCTTTGGTAATAGGAAAGGAACTGGGCACCAGTTTCCCCTTCTACCTGCTACTATTGAGACACTCGAGACAAGCAATTATCACACCTCTCACCAGGAGGAACATTCCCTTGAGTCAGCCACTAAACCAActtcaacataaaaagcttAAACCCACAAGAACTTCATGCACAAGCCATTTATCAGTGTGCCTTAAATTTATCTTGCTGACTTGCTTCTGTTAGGCTGGAAGGTTGTGAAGCTACAACACTCAAAGGATGAGCCCAATAAGCACAGCAGGTTACAGTGTGCGGAGACAGGGATCTTTGGCCAGGATGGAAGGAAACAGTGCTGAGCATTAAGAGAATGAAGTTATccctttattttcagaagcagctgacACAATGCAACAACTCACTGTGACCAGAGGAGAGGACTTACTTCTCTCCATCTtcagctcctgcccctgcctttTTCTTGTATCAAGTCTGACACCACTGATCTTCCTCTGCCTCTCCACTACAAGCCAAACTTGCTGCTTCAGTAAGCTGAGTTGCCCACGTAAGAATGCACTCAGCACCAGAACTGGTGCAAGTAAGAAGAGTGGTGATAGCAGTGCACAAcaaaatggcagaaggaagagtGCAATGGCAAGAGCACCCCAGCCACAGGAGTGAAGTATTGCAGCAACCTGCCCTACCTCAGGAAGTCGCACTTTAAAGTCCCAGAGAGTAAGAAGAGAGGGTATTATTGcatagaaaacagaaacaatctGCTAATCTGGCCACACATGCCAAAAGCATAGCAACAGTTGTGTAAACGTCTTTTCCTTGTCACTTTTTTAATTTGAACAttttcaagtttattttaaGTATAAAGCATAACAGCAACAAGACTTGGAAATGCTGTGAATAAAACCCAGCATCTAAACCAGGGAgttcctttagaaaaaaaaaaaaaaaatacaaaatgtgaaGCTAGTTTTGGCAAAGTCCTGGGAAAAGATGAGAAAGAGTAGTTAAAAATCTAACACaccatttgctttttatttttaatcatgtaTCATAAATGTACACAAAAGGACGCATCAGCAATTTTGTTCACCTTAAGTCTATGTAATGGGAAAGTAGACATGTGGCATGAGTGAGGTCAGAAGTATAAAGACTGgttcaaaacatttcaaaatgttgTGCTAACAGGATATTAACGGAAGCTTTTAAAGCCATCATGAATAGGCCTTGATTAGTATCAGAGCTAGAATCCACACTACACACAAGTTTGACATGGACTGAGAAAAGTCATTTTCCTTGTGTCTAATATATCCAGGAATTTCAGCTGTGAAGGCTACAACAGGGTTAGCATGATACCAATTTCTCTGATTTTGAATGAGTTCATTGACTAAATAAATTATCAGACAGTAAGTGCAAACTGCTGCACTACTTTGTCATGCTAAATTCACTTTTATAATGAGTTTTAATAAGGCTaaaggagaggcagcagcattTGAGATATTAAAAACCAGTCTAGCACCAAGCAGCTCCCAAAGCCTAATTCCGTTACTGCCCTTTGGTGGATATCTTTTGGGGAGGGACCGCtgagaaagcaagagaaaaccCACAGCATACTGCAATGGAAGTCACAAATGCCTGACACCTCGGTAAGATAAAAAAACTTCTTTTCCTGAAGCTACACACGATTGAGATGAGAGTTAAGAACAATTTCAAGGACGAGGACAACATTCCACCCATTACAGTAGGAATGTCACACTGCAACATATTGAGGACTGTATATTATCAAGGTACTTTTCGAAAAGCAGCCACTCCAAAACAGTACACTGCCTTCTTGATCCAGCCAACAGTCCAATAACACATATGTTCAGTGTAGCACTGCACTTCAGGAGTGTTTTTAAGTGCCCTCAAACTAAAGCCTCTTCTACATCAGCAATGCTGTAAATTCTCCTCATGTCCCTCACAACACACACGTGGTGAAAGGTTACTCCAAAATAAGAGGTTCATTTACATACCTCACCAAAGGCATCCGGGAATTAGACTTTTTGCAGTACTTTGAAGGCATGGCAAACTGAGGTTGGAAgttttcccaggctgaaatgCTCATCTTAACTTCCTCTATTTTTCTGCAGCACTTGCAGGTATTCTTAGCTGCCCTAATCCCACTCcttctgaaatcagtgaaaacCACTTCCTAGGGATCACCAAAGCCAACATTAAATGCCTTGACAAAGCTCTGAACTAAGTGTATAACAACCTCAACTTCACTCTCAGCCAGATTCAGTTCCCCAATCCCTGTAAGCGTAAGACAGCTgctgtaaaaaaacaaacaaatgaacaaaccaaaccaaaacataaaaccaaaaacaaaacaaagcaaaaaaacaaatcaaaaccctGGGTTTAAATGTATTCACCATTGCATCCTTTCCTTCTGTAAAGCAATTCAGATTTTGTAAACTAAATGCACATTCTAATTCTGAGATGCTTGCACTTTCGAAGTGTATCAAACTGAAATGACTGTGAAGAAAAACTGTAATCTCGTTTGTATGACTGCATATTTACTGTCTGAGAATTCTAGAGAGTCTTGTGCACAGAATTAGAGAGCATTTAGTTTTCAAACTAAATTTCTTGGCCTAGCAAAGTGAAAACCGATGTTCATGACTTCTAGGCAGGTACTTCTACAACTTCAAAATAGTCATTGGGTAGAATCACGTAGCCTTTTCCTGCCAGtatgtctttttccttctgaaactgAACAACCTCTCTCAgtttttcaatttgtttttcctgacGCCGGCATCGCTGCTGCACTGTCTTGAGCTTCTTCCGCAGTTTTTCAACttgctcctccagctgctgaaTTCGTTTTCGTTGATGTACTGTATCCTCTACAGTATAGTTGTGATCACAAAAAACAGCGAGATTGCTAGGGGTCTGGAGAGGAGGCATCAATAATCCAATACTTGGATCGACTAATCTGGCATCTATCTGAGACAGATGAAATGAAGGAGTTGACGGAGATGCTGGTAGtactggagctgctggtggtggaggtggtggcggcggtggcggcggcggtggcAGTGGGGGAGGCGGTAGTGGATCTTCTGGCTGTTCTGTAAATTCTTCAGgctaggaaaaagaagaaaaagaaagtacatTTTCATTTAACATTGCTCAAAATACAACTCCCTTCCTACAGCCCCAGAATAACATAAACAACCAGGACTGAAATTGAGTAAATTTCAAAGCTTGTATTTCCAAAATTGACATACAGTTCTGGGCCTGTCTTGTCTGGCTTCAAaactgaagatatttttatgcagcttcattttcacagcTCTCAAACTCAAGTCCTTGAAGTCTCAAATAAACCAAGAACTGAAGAATGTAGCAATTACTATCTGAGAGACAGTAATCTGCACTTGAAGACTTAGGTCAAAAACATATCCATGATAAGCTAAGAAGCAAGAAAGCAGGTTCCTGTTCCATCAAACGGAGTAACTCATCACTGCCACCCCATCCCCCTTTGTCCCTCCTTCTTTCTGCTGCATCTTACCATTATACACCTTGAACATATTGGCTGACTTaaaagtgcagcagcagcagcagcagataatCTGCTGAGGTGCAATAAGGATCACCTACTTATGGGGCAGAGCAAAGGGGTATACACAAGGCCTGCTTCTCAACAACTGGAAGGGACTGTGTCATTGGTTTCAGACTGCAGCATAAGGGTTTGGTTTCAAGAGACATGATGAGCCAAAATAAACAGCTCTTCAACAGCAAAGCAGCCCTTCCAGCCCTCGTACTTACTCTTTCCTCAAACACAGTAAGTTGCTAAGATGACAGAAAGCTATTTGCTTTTCCACCACCACTGCAAAAACCTCCGGTTCTTtatcaaaaatcaaaacaacgCAACACAAGGTATGACCTAAACCTGCTTTGGTGTATGGAAGGAGTGAGAAACAGGACTACATGGCTGGCAgatgggatggagaagggagaagCACGATTCTCCCTTTTGGCAACAGCAGTATATCAGCTGGCTCAACGCCACACGAAACTGCAGTTTTTATCATACTGCTCTTGATAGGTTCACTTGCGTCGTTCAGAACAACATGGATTCCTCACCACTCAAGCATAGGCCAGAGCAGAGAATCAGATTTGTTCTGCCCCCAAGGGAATGAAGTGTAATTCAGAAATGCTTCTGTGCACatgatgattaaaaaaaccaaactactTAAACAAAAGAGCTTGCATACTGCATGCCAAAAGAAAGCCGAAGACATTCTTGGTAAAAGAGGCACCGAACCAATTTTCTAGCTACCCACCTGTTGCCAATATTATTGCTACACATGAAAGCCTAAGGACAGGAAAATGTTCATCATCTAAATATCAAGCTCACCAGATCTGAAGGTCGCGACTTGACCTTCCTTGACTTAACATGCAAATAAGGTAACACTTGATATGGGAGGGTCTAGATATCCCTCTTGTACAAACTACAATGCTTGGTAGACAGTAACTGAGAAGGCGGTTTTGTGATTGGTGTTGAAGGGAAGTTTCATATGCACTCATATATTACCGatcactttaaaatacaaaaccaaccaactatCACCCTTATTTCTCAATTACAATAAACTGCTGTTAAGAGCATGCCTATCTAATTCACACATGAATATTCTAAAGTGTTTGACCCTATCAGCTATCACTTTCAAACTTTtctacaaaaattaaaataaaaggcaaagatGTAATCGGCAAAGACACACTCACCCTTGACGGAAGCACAAGCAAAAATCAGCTGGACAGCTGAATTCACACAGAGACTTCTGTTTGCAGCTTATCCAGCACATGCTACCTCTATAAATATGTTACTATTGTCACAACGTGTCACGGAGAACAGATCGTTGGTATCACTGACACATCATAAGTGAATTCTAACTACTCCTTACAGACAGTAAATGGTTCTCCTAAGAcataagtaaagaaaaaaagtatttcaaattacACAGTTCAAAAgataaaaagctgtatttcaaaatCTGTGGATTCAATTCCAAAACAGCCACTGTTATTCTTCTTTACTATATGATTTCTTGAAGGTATGTGGCAGTTTGTTTAAAAGTGCCATGAGACAAACCAGAATAGCACTAAATCCTTCTCCATAATTAAAAGGCACTCTTTTGAGTTTTTGTAGATCTGGCTATGATAATGAAATGAGGAACACGGTTCATCGCTAATCCTGCTGTGCCAATTGCCCTTCTGCAGATCACCCTGCAAACCCATTCAGCTTTCAGTCTCTAAAGTTTTGTAACTATTTTACACACAATACAGAAAATGTCTGTCTCACAATAACAGGGAAGCGTAACCAAGCAAAAACTCAGCCATATTTACCTGGAAATTGTCTGGTTTTCCTTAAATACCTTCTGATTATATTCTCTTCTCTATCATCAGTCATATTTCAAATacattcccttttttatttctgcatcaaATCTAATATTGtgtataaagagaaaaaaatcaaacaagcaaAAGCCTCTATTTCCCTGTGTGCACACCATCCCATTAGTCTTCCACCCCCTAGACCTATCATACCCATTCTCTCCTTTGCCACTTCCCCTACAGGAAAATGGCAAGAGAGCTAGTATTTTACATCCTTTATAGCAGCTAAGAACCAAATTTTCCCATTCTTGTTTTGCAGCTATCATATCAACAAGAACTCATAACTGACTTGCATCTATTGCAAGTTGCCTTAGCAGCAAAACACCTCACAGAAGACTGCCACCAGAAGTTCAGAGACAGAAGTCAGGGATCAGCCTGGCTTGTGAACGCAAGGTTAAGGCAAGGCAGGGATGGTTTCAGCACAGACAGACAGCAGGTTCAGCTACTGTTCTGCCCCTCTGTTTGCACCTCACTTTAACTCCATGAAGCCAGAGAACAGAACCCTTTAGAGAGAACAGTCAAGTTTCAGATCTAAGGCCCATCATCACTTCAGTGTTGGAAGGAGCCACCAGTCAGCATGGAAGACTACAGTACAACTTGCCAGCATTACTGAAGGCTCTCTAAAACTCCAAATATGCTACAAATACAGTCGAACAACTGAACTACAGGGCAGTACCCTCTTAGTCTGCTGCCGCTCCACTTAATTCAGCACAAGGCTTCTGCATAGGCACAGAAGCACAGATCAGAGCTACTGGAAGTTAGTGTGGTGCTCTACGTGCTCCAGAGCCTCAGACAGCCTACATCTACATGAGAACAGCGGCTGGATGTATTCCAGCCACCAGAGCCCTCCACGTGCCTCCAGATGCACACGCTCTGCCGGCATCCTTCGCAGCCTGCACCTTCTCCTCACTGCCCTGCCACTTCGGGCCCTGAATACACACAACACACAGCATTCCGGTGTCTGTAAACTACGAGTGCTTTGGGTTTACCTTTTCGCTAGGTTCAGTGTAACAAAATATCGTGGGCACggcattttctttcagaagcttGTTGTTGCATTCCCTTTTAAAGCAGTCAGGAGTGAAGTGCTCtgagcaaatgctgctgtacttggtcGGTTTgaagtttttccttttaacagcagcctcccattttttgcaaagaTCAGGTCTCGTAAGAGGAAACCTGCAAATACGAAACACCTTCAGCTTTACGGGACAGCTCGTTCACGGGGGTCGGGTTACAGCTGTGCGCTGCCGTGACTGACCGCACGACCACTTGGGTTTCCCTCTGACGGGCTCATCCTCGGAGCCGAACCCCTCCCGCCAACCCAGGGCCGGGCTGGGGTCGAAAGACGCCGGGGAAGCGGGTGTGGAGGGAGGCGAAGggctccccctccctccccgcaCCGGCAGGAGCCGGCATGCGGCGCGGGGCCGGATGTGGCTCCCCGCTCAGCGCCGGACACGCACAGCACTGACACGCCGAGCGCAcgtcctcctccttccccccgccttgcccttcctttcccttcccttccatctccttcccccccctccccagccccccgCAGACCCCGGCGCACGACCCCTCCGGAGGGGGGCGCGCGCGcgcggccgcggccccgccTCCATGGCGCCCCGGCCCTGGCCCGCCTCCCGCGCTCACTTGTGGAAGGAGATGGGCTTCTCTTTGTCGTATCGGTTCCGGCAGCGGTAGGCGGAACAAGACTGCACCATCCTCCCTGCCCCGCGCCGGCCGCCTTGCAGCGGCGGGGGGACTGGCTCACGGGACCGGTTAATTCACCGCCGAGCGCACATCCTCCCATCAGCCTTCCCAccgctccccccccctcccGTGACCCTCCGAGAAGCAGAGAAGGGGACGCGGCCTCTCCCGACTCCAATATGGCGGCGCCGGCTTCAACGCAACTCTCGCGGTGGTGGCACGCGCCGCGCCCGCCCATTGGCGAGTAGGAGCGAGGGGGCGGAGCCGACCCGGAGAATCCTCCAATCGGGAGGCAGCCTGCAAGCCCGCCCTACCACCTCACCCGCCCCCAGCTACCACATCTGGGCAGCGGAGGCTGCGGTGCCCAACGGCTGCTTCCTCCCGCCCGGCCCGCCCCTCACCGCGcggccccgcccggcccggcctccGTGTCTCCTGGCGGGGCCGGAGCGGGGGCCGCCGGGTGTCTCTGCGGACAGGCCGGCGGGACTCCTGCCCGCGCTGCGGCCCGGCCTCCAGCGGGGAAAGGCCGCGAGGGCGGTCCGCCGCCGCAGGCTGCCCGGGGCTGCTCGCCCCACCCGGCGGGCAGGGCGGCGGGCGGGCACAAGGGGCTGTCACAGGGTCCGTGTGCCCACCTCGGATGGTCTGCGGGCtctgacagcaaaataaataacaggGGGAGCGGGGACGGGCGTAACAACAAAAAGACCACGCTGCCATGACGGGCAGTTGCGTGAAGGAGGTGTAAAACTGCTGCCTTGCGCTCACCGAAACTCGGCTTGCAGGTGTGTTAGATAGCAATCTAAATAAACCGATCTGTCATTACACATAAGTTTATTTCAAGCAGTTGCTGcgtttttctgttctgcaggctCACCTTCGGGCTCTGCATTAGATCAGTGAGTTAAACCATCCTTTGTAACTGACCAACAGATCTGTTGGAGCACTGATGAAGGGTCATCTTTGTCACGTACCACACTACACCTAGAATTTCCCTGGCAATGACCCCACAGCCGAGTGAACCTCCGCAGTCTTTTCTCTGGACCTCATTTTCTCCTCAGtctgttttccctctcttcACTTGCTTTACGAGGGATAGAAGAGGAGCTACGCAGATTTTAtctgggaggctgcagcgccTCTGCCTGGACAGCGCTCTGTGCCCGGCTGCAGAGAAAAATGCCGCTCGCTGCCGTTTGCTCGCCCAGGAATACGGCAGGAAAAGCCCGTACATAGAGGAGCCGCAGCAAGGCAACCGCTGGCATTCGCAGCTCTCAGTACCCAGTGCTGGCTGAGTACAGCTAGCTCTGCCCCGCTGCTGCTAGgtcagcaaaggaaacaaaaataagctcTTTCTAGCACCACCTTCCACACCAAGAAAGACATGCCTACTCCTCCTTTAGCCACCCAAGTGCCTCTGTTTCTGGCTTTTGCCTGGCGGCTTTCTTCTCACTAGGGTCCTGCTGATCGCAGATTTTTGGGCAGCGATGCTGCCGCAGCCTTGAGAGCAGCACACCGGGTCTGCCGCGCAGGAAGGCGAGCTGGGGTCAGCCAGAGCCGCGACTGGCCCTCACCAACCAGAGCAGagtcctgcagcaccagcacgGAGCAGGGCGGGCAGAGGAGGGCTTGGCTGCGCACACTGACACACCCAGACGAGGCGAGGTGATGAACCAGGTACTAGGTCCACGCCAGGGAGCCCGGGCAGGAGCAGCGGTGGATGATGCCAGGAACAGAACTGGAAACACAGGTCCAAGGTCCACCCAGGAGATGGGGCTGGAACACTCGCGACATAGCTGGGCAGGGACTAAAGGGCCTGCACTGAGTTCAAATGGAGCTCCTGCCCTACGGACAGGGTGTGTAGTTAGGGGTCCCAAGGTTGGTTAGTCAAGGTCATCGAGGCCTCAGTGTACTTAGACTCCATTTCTCCTGTGAATCTGAAGTGGCATTCCTGGGGCAAAGTCCTTCCTGACTTGACGTCagtatctctgcttcctctcctgctctggGTTTTGGAGCAAACCTGGGCACAAGAGACGAAGAGCATGGCCATGAATCCAGTGGGGCCACAGCAGAACTCAGCAGTGAGCTACAAAGCACATCCTGTGAGAAGAAGCACTTGGTCTTGATGTGCAGGGAGAAAAAGTATGGGGAGGAAGCACGAGTAGACTGCAGCAGGGTGATGCTTAACCGAGGTGATGCTGGTGAATCCCAGCACTTATGGGAAGAACTGGCAAGCCACTGAGGCCCTCGGTCAGCAACCCAGCTTAAAGGAGAGGTTTTGGCATCACTGTCAGGATCACATTGGTATCCCCAGCAGAAGGGATTTTTAATAGACTGGGTGGAAAGCAATTTCCTCATCCTGTAAGAATTTTGGAGACTTGGAGAGGGGCAGAAGGAATTGTCTCCAGTGAAGCTAACAACTAAATGCCACccccaaactgaaaaaaaaccagtaCTTTTACGGTTCAATAATGTGGAAAAGACATCTAAGGTGTTTCAAACCCTGTCtctaaacttattttttttttttttttttccagaggaaaagccACAGCAGAGCCATCATCTCCTTCTTGCGAGTGACTTTTCTTGGGCAGGTCGGCATGTTTCCCGATGGCCGAACGTTCTTCACTCACTCCCCAGTGAGTCAGACTTGCCAGCGGCGCTGTCGGGAAGCGCGGATCCTCGACACCTGCACCACCACGACCCGCGCCCGTCCACCACGGGCACAAACCACGAGCGccttcccactgcagcctcCGCACATGGGCCTTGCCGCGCTCCCCTCGCGGACGCGTGAGCCGTGGCTGGAGCATCCCCGGGGAATGCCCACGGGGAACCCCTCGTCCCGGGCGACGCCCCCGGCAGCTCCTCCTCTCCCGCTCCGCAGCCGCGGGGCGAGTTTTCAGGGAGCAGAACGGGGGTGAGCAGCGCCTTTTCCTCTCCGGGGCCAAGCCGAGGCTGCTGCGGGGAGCCCGTTCGCGCAAGCCCGGCGGGTGGGGGaaggagcgggggggggggaccgGCGGTGGCGGGGCGGGCCGGCGGCGGGCCCGGGGCGTGGCGTGGGGCCGGCGGCGGCGAGAGGCGGCTCAGTTCCCGCTGCCAGCCGAGGGCGGCCGGCCCCGCACAGCAGGCGCTCagcccggcccgccccgcgccgaagccgccgccgccgccgccgccggccggCGAGGGCGGCAGGATGAGCGGCGGGCGTAGCGGGCGATCCGCTGTGAAGATGGAGGCGCCGTTTTACCCCGAGGAAGGACTAGAGCTACTACCCGACTTCGTGCCGCTGCCGGGCTTCGGTACGGCCGGCGGCCCCGCGGCTGATGCGGCGGCGGGGCAGAAGCTGCTGCTAGGTGCCGGGA
It contains:
- the THAP1 gene encoding THAP domain-containing protein 1; the encoded protein is MVQSCSAYRCRNRYDKEKPISFHKFPLTRPDLCKKWEAAVKRKNFKPTKYSSICSEHFTPDCFKRECNNKLLKENAVPTIFCYTEPSEKPEEFTEQPEDPLPPPPLPPPPPPPPPPPPPAAPVLPASPSTPSFHLSQIDARLVDPSIGLLMPPLQTPSNLAVFCDHNYTVEDTVHQRKRIQQLEEQVEKLRKKLKTVQQRCRRQEKQIEKLREVVQFQKEKDILAGKGYVILPNDYFEVVEVPA